AAGTGTGTAAGACTGTGTAGCAAATAAACAAGCAGTAAACGAGACTTAACCCAACCTTATTTATCTTAACTAAAGTGAAAAATAAACACTCTAAAAACAAAAAACTGTCCGAAATGTGTCCGAACAGTTTGTAAGTTATTGATTTTCAATACAAAAAGTCGGGATGACAGGATTTGAACCTGCGACCCCACGCCCCCCAGACGTGTGCGCTACCGGGCTGCGCTACATCCCGTAATATTCCGGTAAGGGTTGCAAATGTAAAAAAGATTTGACAATAATAAGAGTCTTGTCAAATCTTTTCTGTTGTATTCCTCTATGTTATAAAAGAACAATAAAATGAGTTATTAAATAGAAATATTTTCTATTTTAAACTTCATCAATCCATTAGGGACAGATACCTCTGCCACATCACCTATGGCCTTACCCAGAAGTCCTTGCCCTATAGGAGAAGAAACAGAAATTTTACCTTCTTTAAGATTGGCTTCTTTTTCACCAACTAACTGATAAGTAACCGTTTTTTTAGTGGCCGTATTTGTAAAGGTAACTTTTGTGAGAACAGATACTTTACTCGTATCAATTTCACTTTCATCAACAATTCGCGCACTATGAACTTGTATTTCTAGTTTGGCGATTTTCGCCTCTAAAATGCCCTGAGCCTCTTTCGCTGCATCATATTCTGCATTTTCCCTCAAATCGCCCTTTTCTCTTGCTTCAGCAATAGCGCGCGAAGCTTCAGGTCGTTGAATGGTTAACATTTCGTGCAACTCTTTTTTCATTTTTTCAAAACTTTCTTTCGAAACATACATTACGTCACTCATGAGATTACATTTTGTTGTTATGTACAAAAAAAATACAACGCCACAACTTAGCTGCGGCGCTGTAATACAAATTATATTTCTACGAAGATAAATGAAATATTGTTAAAAAAGAAGCAAAACGCGGTTTCTTTTCCTTACATTAATCCCAGTTTCTGTAATACCACTTCTGACATTTTATAAAATGCCTCATGCGTATATCCGGCTATATGTGGTGTTAAAATCACATTTGGCTGAGCA
The Arachidicoccus soli DNA segment above includes these coding regions:
- the greA gene encoding transcription elongation factor GreA, encoding MSDVMYVSKESFEKMKKELHEMLTIQRPEASRAIAEAREKGDLRENAEYDAAKEAQGILEAKIAKLEIQVHSARIVDESEIDTSKVSVLTKVTFTNTATKKTVTYQLVGEKEANLKEGKISVSSPIGQGLLGKAIGDVAEVSVPNGLMKFKIENISI